The following proteins are co-located in the Myroides profundi genome:
- a CDS encoding aldo/keto reductase, with amino-acid sequence MAKYKFGKSELYVPALSFGGNVFGWTLDEKESFKMLDELYDNGLTFIDTANNYSHWAPGNVGGESEAIIGKWFKESKKRHDIVLSTKVGGRMGDGTKGLKREYIEGCVDASLMRLNTDYIDLYFSHYDDLETSQEETMEAFNSLVKAGKVRYLGASNLEVDRIASSNAIAREKGWAEYIAIQPLYNLYDREKYEHEYLPLVEEEKLAVMSYFALASGFLSGKYRNLDDIEGSSRKDMVEGYINERGMRIIDQLEILAKQHNATIAEIAIAWQVHKPSISTPIVSATSSSQLKSLIRSTEIKLSVEEIALLDKVSEY; translated from the coding sequence ATGGCAAAATATAAATTTGGAAAGTCGGAGTTATATGTTCCAGCTTTGTCTTTCGGAGGTAATGTCTTTGGATGGACTTTAGATGAGAAAGAATCTTTTAAGATGTTAGACGAACTTTATGACAATGGACTAACATTTATAGATACAGCAAATAACTATTCTCATTGGGCACCTGGTAATGTGGGTGGTGAATCTGAAGCAATAATAGGGAAGTGGTTTAAAGAGAGTAAGAAGCGTCATGATATCGTTCTTTCTACTAAAGTAGGAGGTCGTATGGGAGATGGAACAAAAGGACTTAAGAGAGAATATATTGAAGGATGTGTGGACGCTTCATTGATGAGATTGAATACAGATTATATTGATTTATACTTCTCTCACTATGATGACTTAGAGACTTCACAAGAAGAAACCATGGAGGCTTTTAATAGTTTAGTTAAGGCTGGTAAGGTAAGATATTTAGGTGCTTCTAATTTAGAGGTTGATCGTATTGCTTCTAGTAATGCTATTGCCCGAGAAAAGGGATGGGCAGAGTATATCGCTATACAGCCTCTTTATAATCTTTATGATAGAGAGAAGTATGAGCATGAATACTTGCCTTTAGTAGAAGAAGAGAAACTTGCTGTAATGAGCTATTTTGCATTAGCAAGTGGTTTCTTAAGTGGAAAGTATAGAAACTTAGATGATATCGAAGGTAGTTCTAGAAAGGATATGGTGGAAGGGTATATTAATGAGAGAGGAATGCGTATTATAGATCAACTAGAGATATTAGCGAAACAACACAATGCCACTATTGCAGAGATTGCTATAGCATGGCAAGTACACAAACCTTCTATTAGTACCCCTATCGTTAGTGCTACATCGAGCTCTCAGTTAAAAAGTTTAATACGTTCTACTGAGATTAAGCTATCAGTAGAAGAGATAGCTTTATTAGATAAAGTGAGTGAATATTAA